A single window of Pseudomonas benzenivorans DNA harbors:
- the tpx gene encoding thiol peroxidase produces MAQVTLKGNPVHVDGQLPQPGQQAPAFTLVGNGLADVSLASLAGKRKVLNIFPSVDTPTCAASVRKFNTEAGALANTLVLCVSADLPFAQGRFCGAEGLDNVINLSTMRGAEFLKNYGVAIADGPLAGIAARAVVVLDEQDKVLHSELVAEIADEPNYDAALAVLK; encoded by the coding sequence ATGGCCCAAGTCACCCTCAAAGGCAACCCGGTTCATGTCGACGGCCAGCTGCCGCAACCGGGTCAACAGGCCCCGGCCTTCACCCTGGTCGGCAATGGCCTGGCCGACGTCAGCCTGGCCAGCCTGGCCGGCAAGCGCAAGGTGCTGAACATCTTCCCAAGCGTGGACACCCCGACCTGTGCCGCCTCGGTACGCAAGTTCAACACCGAGGCCGGCGCGCTGGCCAACACCCTGGTGCTCTGTGTGTCCGCCGATCTGCCGTTCGCCCAGGGCCGTTTCTGCGGCGCCGAAGGCCTGGACAACGTGATCAACCTGTCGACCATGCGTGGCGCCGAGTTCCTCAAGAACTACGGCGTGGCCATCGCCGACGGCCCGCTGGCCGGGATCGCCGCCCGCGCCGTGGTGGTGCTCGATGAGCAGGACAAGGTGCTGCACAGCGAGCTGGTCGCCGAGATCGCCGATGAGCCGAACTATGACGCGGCTCTGGCCGTGCTCAAGTAA
- a CDS encoding MdtA/MuxA family multidrug efflux RND transporter periplasmic adaptor subunit, protein MPETHASSRSSNSSRRWLIALILLVVLSALLWWYWPAKVQPQDARRWGDDGPVPVRMGQVSQGDFPIELKALGTVTAFNRVDVRPQVAGELTKVLFEDGQRVKAGDLLAVIDPRPYEVALQRALGLLQENQAQLTNAELDLARYRGLYAEDSIAKQTLDTQQALVNQYRGALKSNQAAVAEARLNLEFTQVRAPIGGRLGLRQVDAGNLLSSSDALPLVVITQTEPISVLFTLAEGELPEVLRQFRGGQPLPVEAWDRSERAKLAEGVLDSLDNLIDTATGTVKLKARFANAEELLFPNQFVNVRLRVEVRREALLIPAAALQYGASGTFVYVIDEQDKVQVRPVAVGPSDGQLTLVEQGVALGERLVLEGTDRLRDGSPVEVMDASGEQAQATAKAKDDA, encoded by the coding sequence ATGCCCGAGACACACGCAAGTTCCCGCTCCTCGAATTCTTCACGCCGCTGGCTGATCGCCCTGATCCTGCTGGTCGTACTCAGCGCGCTGCTCTGGTGGTACTGGCCCGCCAAGGTCCAACCCCAGGATGCTCGCCGCTGGGGCGACGACGGTCCGGTACCGGTACGCATGGGCCAGGTCAGCCAGGGCGATTTCCCCATCGAGCTCAAGGCCCTGGGCACGGTCACGGCCTTCAACCGGGTCGACGTGCGTCCGCAAGTCGCCGGCGAGCTGACCAAGGTGCTGTTCGAAGACGGCCAGCGGGTCAAGGCCGGCGACCTGCTGGCGGTGATCGATCCGCGCCCTTATGAGGTGGCCCTGCAGCGGGCCCTGGGGCTGCTGCAGGAGAACCAGGCGCAGCTGACCAATGCCGAGCTGGACCTGGCCCGCTACCGTGGCCTGTACGCCGAGGACTCCATCGCCAAGCAGACCCTGGACACCCAGCAGGCCCTGGTCAACCAGTACCGCGGCGCGCTCAAGAGCAACCAGGCCGCGGTAGCCGAGGCCCGCCTCAACCTCGAGTTCACCCAGGTGCGCGCCCCCATCGGCGGACGCCTGGGGCTGCGTCAGGTGGATGCCGGCAACCTGCTGAGTTCGAGTGACGCGCTGCCGCTGGTGGTGATCACCCAGACCGAACCGATCTCCGTGCTGTTCACCTTGGCCGAAGGCGAACTGCCTGAGGTGCTGCGCCAGTTCCGCGGCGGCCAGCCACTGCCGGTCGAGGCCTGGGATCGCAGCGAGCGGGCGAAGCTTGCCGAGGGCGTGCTGGACAGCCTGGACAACCTGATCGATACCGCCACCGGTACGGTCAAGCTCAAGGCCCGTTTCGCCAATGCCGAGGAGCTGCTGTTTCCCAACCAGTTCGTCAACGTGCGCCTGCGCGTGGAAGTCCGCCGCGAGGCCCTGCTGATCCCCGCGGCAGCCCTGCAGTACGGCGCCAGCGGCACCTTCGTCTACGTCATCGACGAGCAGGACAAGGTGCAGGTGCGTCCCGTGGCAGTCGGACCCAGCGATGGCCAGTTGACCCTGGTCGAGCAGGGCGTCGCCCTCGGCGAGCGCCTGGTGCTGGAGGGTACCGACCGCCTGCGCGACGGCAGCCCGGTCGAGGTGATGGACGCCAGCGGCGAACAGGCCCAGGCCACGGCCAAGGCGAAAGACGACGCATGA